Within the Erigeron canadensis isolate Cc75 chromosome 6, C_canadensis_v1, whole genome shotgun sequence genome, the region ATTAATCTCATACTACTGCCATCTTGATCTTGTTACTTTTTTAGATTGAAAAAGCGGATAATGATGTTTATCTTCTCATGAAACTTGTATTGAGCTAAGTTAATGATCGGTGCACTGGATTCTGTATCTAGGAAAAAAAATGCTTTAAATTTTGTAAACTGTCGACCGTTTTAAAGTAAGTTACGAGTTACCGCATATTAGAAGTAGGGATGGAAATAGGATGCCTATCTTGAAGCCTTGTATTTGAGACCTTAGAAGGCTAGAATTTGATATCTGTTTAATAAGATTTTTGCTTCACAAATTGGTATAGTTATCATCAATGTGATCACTCATAGTAATGTCTATTCTGCTTGCTTATCGGTTTGGTAATCCTGTATTTTGAGTGACGGCGTCTTGCCTTGTTTATAGACGAGACCATGCTGACTGCCTGACTCTTGCAATTCTTAAAGATCATGCTGACCATTGAATACTGCTATTTCGATATTGCTGGAAATGTTTGTTTTCTTCTCATCTGGatttctcattttcttttggTCTATTTGGACAGAAGATTATTAGATAGCCATCCCATTTTCATCAGTTTGATcagtaaaaaagaaagaagagatgGCAGAGCGAAAGGTGTTGAATAAGTACTATCCGCCGGATTTCGATCCGGCAAAAATTCCAAGGCAGCACATCCCCAAGAATCGGCAAATAAAGGTTAGAATGATGCAGCCAATGAGCATTCGCTGCAGCACATGTGGAAACTACATATACAAGGGTACCAAGTTTAATTCACGTAAAGAAGATGTTGTTGGAGATGTATGTTATTGATAAACACACATATGTTATACCTATACATATGTGATATGCATATATAGTATATCTTACTTTCGTATAATGACATTAAAATCTTAACTGAtattcatttgtttttattttgattcaCATGTGTAGACGTATCTTGGAATTCAAATATTCAGATTCTATTCTAAGTGCACCAAATGTTCAGCCGAGATTACCATGAAGACAGATCCTCAAAACTCTGATTACACTGTTGAGTCGGGAGCTGCAAGAAATTTTGAGCCTTGGCGTGCGGAAGATGAGgtaaaatttaataaagaagTTGAGTTGTTTATGCTTGGTGAATGGTGTTGATGCCGTTTAATTTTGAGATGGAGATTTCCACCCATTTACCTATTAATTGGTCAGTCTTGGTTGTGCCTTATTTTTAGTTGGTCAAATAAACAACGTTGGTTAAAAGGGACGTGTCAAACCGAATAACCGATTGAAAGTTACTATACTCTATTTTTAATGCGTAGTTGCAAGTAGATAAACATTTTGAAAGTCATCCAAAATCTGTTTTTACTAAAGGTGGGCCCTCGCGGAACTTGCGAATCAACTCGGCTGGCTAGGGCGAGTTGAGAGTTTTTGGCGACTCGAGTTGAGAGTTGATAGTTGCATACAACCTCTTAAGTTGTCTTAATTCGAATATGTAGTTAATTGTTATGATAATATTGTGATCAGTGATCACACTATAGTGTGTTTTGCAAGGGTCGTTTAAGGGGCTTTTAGGAGCTTACAGCCACaggttatttaaaaaaaagctcCGTTTGGATTTGGAATTCAAAAAGAAAGCCTCGGCCACAAAAATTTGCTAAAGCTCCCAAAAGTATCTAAATTAAAGCCTCTGAAAGGAAGCTTCCAAACATAACTCCCGGCTTCAAGCTCCAGTCCCCATTTAGCTCCACTCTAGCCCCAGCTATGTTTGCCAAACATATcctataattaatatttaattgtaatattaagatgtttttgtaatgatatgCTTATTTAGAACCCGCAACCCGATCCACCCACTTACCAACTCTACCGTTTGTTAATAAACATATGGATCTTCACCCATGAAAATATGCTCTTTTTCAGGTTGGTGAGGAGGAGCAGAGGAAACGAGATGCTGAAGAGATGGGAGATGCAATGAAGTCGTTGGAGAATAGAACAAATGAGTCCAAAAGGGAAATGGATATCCTTGCGGCACTCGATGAATTGAAGTCGATGAAGGTCTTTGTTACATCTTACATACATATCTACGTATTGCTAATTAGTTAATAAGACTGTTTTCGATTCTGAAAAGGCAATTTGTCTTTGTTTTGCAGTCAAGACATGCACATGTAAGCGTGGATAAAATGCTTGAAGCCTTGCAGCGATCAGCTCCGGTACAGGTATGGTGAAGTGGTTAGTAGCTCTAATTTACAGTCAACAAGTCTTCACATGTTTTTAGTAGTGGCTGAGTATTTTATACCGTGATATTGTTGTTTAAATTGTTTCTGGATCGTTCTGCAGCAGCAGGAGGACAACCTTGAAGAGGAAGATGAAGCCCTTATAGAATCCTTCTTCCAGGTTAGTACTATGACTACTATTTTGAGATTATGCTAATTATCTACTTAGCTCTTATGCTAATTTAGAAAACCTGCTCTTGAATTTAACTCAGGGATCAAGAGAATTTATCCGCAGAATTGATGACgatgaacttgatgatgatgatgaaatgatTCTTGCAGGTCCTGACAATGGCAAATCTTCAAAAAATGGCTCTAAGGTATGACGATATAGTCCAAGTGCAATTCAGCTATACATGCTTgttttacctttttatgaaaGTTAATGAACAGCTTATTCAGGGGATGCTATGCATTCTAATATcaagtttaattatatttgtCATGCAGAAGCAGAAAGTTTTTCATGGAGTTTCTGATAGCCCAACAGATTACCTGGCAAAAAGCAGTACCATTGAAAAGTTGATTAATAAAAAAGGTGTGTGGAATTGAGTTTTGTTCTTCCCCTGTCACGGGGTTTTGCTAATTGCTACTGTATACTACAAAATCCTAACACTGttgtcttgatgatttaatttgtAGATGTTCCAAGTGGCACTTTTGCACTCAAGTCTTCAACGATAAAGTTCTCTGTTGTGAAGAAGCAATCAGAAGCCAAAACGCAAGCAAATGAAAAAGAAGAGAAGGCTGAAACTACAAGTGGTAATGGATTACAATCATTATGCCAACAGTATGAAGACAGTAATGAAGAAAGAGTAATCAAGTTTCGTGTTTGCTATCAGAATGATCTCTGATTCTATTTCTCTTGTAACTGGTTGGATTTAGTAGCTTAACAGGATCCTCTTGCTGGTTGTTTTTATAAGACCAGCTAACACAACCCATATATAGATTGATGAAAACCTATTTGTGTTATCTGATCCATTGTAGTTACCATTAttgttaattttgttatataaattattgtCGATTAGTACATTATTCTAATTAATGAGCTCAGGTCTATTGACAAGCAACAATTAgctaccccccccccccccccccccccccaaaaaaaaaaaaaaaaaaacccaacccCAATCATGTTGTAGCTAACCTGTACAATCAGATTGTGGGTCTGTGAATGGTTTTGAAGCTATTGGTTTTTGGAGGATTTGTAAGGCTCGTTTGCTATTCAGTCGTAGCCAAACCCTCTAGATTAGCAAGGTTATAAAGATTTAGATGTTGATCTTAAGATTTTACAATCATGATTAACGAAAACAATCCCGATATGCATAGGATGTATACAATAGAAAATGGATCTATGTTCGATTGGAAATGAAAGGTAGGAGCGGGGAAGATGGgtgtttttaaattatttttcatttaattaaaataacaataaaaaaaaatattcattcAGGATATTTCTGATCCTTCAATAGAACAAGAAATGAGTGAAAGTTAAGTGCCTTTTCAAGTAATTATCCCTAAAAAGCCATATTTTAAGAACCATAAAAGTAAGATGCATAAAGATGACATAACATAGAGTTCTCATATGCCCATATATACGTTGTGTCGGGATGAAACCATTCCACTAGTAAGTAATTATATAAGTCCATTGGTTTTCAAGAGGGCCAGTTTTCCACAAATTGCTGTTACATCAAACAGCAAATACATACTTTAGTTGATCAAAATGGCTAGCTTAAAACTGCCTTGGTTTGTAAATATGcttaacataaatataaattgcAAGTTACCAACACGTATTACACAATACAAATGTATAGTGCAAACCAAATACTtggatataatatttatttagggAGAATTACAAAGAGAAGTTTAATATAGTAAAgataatagtaataattaagATGATGATGGATACTTATATTAGTTGTAAATTCCCTATATATTGATTATCAAGCctgcttctttttcttctccaaATAGTAATAGTGTTTCTGATACTTGAAGATCCCCCAAACTACATGCCAAAATCCCACCTCTGGCCACAAAGCTTTTGGAGCATACAACAAACTATTTGTTGATTGCCACAGCAAAAAATTGCTGAGCCTCGTCTCCCCCGAACTCCTCACAAGTATATCAGGATCAGGAACCACTCCCATATACATGTGCTTCTCCAAATCCACCACTTTTATCTCCTCTTCGTCACTCACGATATCATTTCCGTGTCCATTTAATGTGCGCGTCAAACCACTCTTCTCCTGACATGCTTCGTAGACACCACGAGGGATTTCATGGGACGAAGTATACGCCACACACACTAGAAGATACGTTTTTGTGTTCATGGCTGTGGCTTCCATTGCCTTGTCAGCAGCAATCCTAACGGGCTCATCTAGTCTATTCAAATCCCCAATAAACAACACCCTAATCCCATATCTGTTAACCATGTCCAGTTCTTTCATAAAACCTTCAATCTTCTCGTGCATAAGATCCATAACGTATTGGACTTCATCTGGGCGTCTATTGAAATTATCAAGACTAAATGCGTAGACGGTCACATACTTGACACCGATCTCATAGCAGTACTTTAGAACTGACATAAGCGCTAGGAACCCTGCTTTGTGTCCTGCACCCTTTTCCAGCTTCCATTTCCTTGCAAACCTACGGTTTCCATCCATGATGAACGCCATGTGTTGTGGAATTGGACCCGATGACATGAAATTAAACAGTACTCGTCTCATGGTGACGTTCAAGGCTCCTAAGCACTTGCCAATAACACCCGATTGTCTTTCTTCAGCCATTTTTGCTGTCGGTTAACCTGTTTCAGAGACTACACGTACTTCAAAGTTAGATGACAGAATGTCAAATCATTGAGGCAACATGTTATGGGTCGAATTCACCTGAACAATCATTTTCTGAAAGTAAATTGGGATTTGCAAACAAAGGAAAGTTTGAGACAAGTCTAATAAATAAGTAGTAGTACGTAATTAAATTATCACAAAAATAATATTGTCATCTAGCTTGTTACTTGACAAGGCATTATAAACTACAACTCTCCTATAAACTTTGTGCTTTATTTTCAACAAGACAATTATTTTGGGACGGAAggaataaatagaacaaaaaataatatgttcggcatatatatatatatatataagtttccGATTTTCAATGTTCTATAGTCTCATGGGAACCTGGCTAGCTTGGTAAGAACATTATTGAGATGAAACTACAAATCTTCACTAACGtagtaaaagaaagaaaaaatggaaGGCGTAAAACTTACATctttagctagctagctaggaaaCCCGGGTAAATTAAGGTGTAATATGTGTGTGTACTTAGTTTTTGAATATCAACCATGTAGCCGCTAGCTAGCTAGGCTTCAACTTCATATAATCTATCGAGCTAAACTCATGAGAGACAAACAAACATACACGAAAGAGACGTTAGTGAAGGAAATcaattattactcgtaatattttgCAAGGCGTTAGATATTGTTCCAACAAAATTCTGTTTGTTTCTTCTTTACaacaatgaatgaatgaatgaatgaaaaagaGTGTGTTCATTATTTGTACGTGTGAAGGATATAATTCGGCGGAACAAAATACTTGGGCCACATGTTATTTCATGAATTTAAGCTTTACATGTgtattttgtgtgttttttttttcatttttattttttgtgtgcATGTATTGCGCAAGCTTTAATCTGATTTATATTTATGCAGTAGCCAAACTAGAACTAATATCGATACGTTGtacaattaaaatataatgttaaaacaaaatgaaaaggtaataaatacattaataaaaaaattaatcaaaaatggTAAAGCAATTTGGCTTATGATGCATATATAGATATGTCAAATCTTTCAAGTTTTAACTCctgaaacacacacacacacaaaaaaaaaaaaaaaaaaaaaaaagtaaattagaGGACTACAGAAACGTCAACAAGCTACCTAAAAGGCTAGAAGTGGGCTTGGTCCCTCAGTTTGAGATAGGAAAACAGCTTGTAGCCATTTCCAGAACCAAACAGAACTTAGCATTCAGGCTCGATCATACGATACGAAGAATTTAGCATTACGTACTCAACCATCGATGAATCATCCATTGGGCCAATCCTTGGGCTACAGTACCACATGCCATTATGGCATTATATGGGCCAAAATTCTTCCTCCATAATTTGGACTGGCCCACATACTCATATATGGGACACAGGTACACACTACACAACATGCCATGTATAACTCTTTCGGTCGCGTTTGATTCACTGTGATGTAATTGGaattaaatttcattctttAATGTGTTTGATTGTTCGATTATGAAGAAATCTCATTTCGTTGGATAGTAAACATTCTCTCATTTGATCAAATCTCTATTCCATGGGGTAGGGGGAAAATTTCATTATGTCCGTCACTATaatcttcaagaaaaataaaaaaaatatattttgtcaaatttcatttatttaaatttccatttatttaacatattttattcTTTCCAAAAACAAACGTGTTTTAATAGCTATAAAAGTTTCCATTGTAAGTTTCATGAATGACATTtaagcaaaatatatataatggggtttttttttataaatgttaagTTTGACTCTGAcaattttatggtttttttccCCCTAAATGCCATTAACAACTCCTAAATCTTTAGCAAACCGTAATTAAGATTATGCTAAGCTGGTCTATTGTACAGTCCTGTATATCTTAAAAGTTAATTCTCGactaaatgttttaaaaaatcatgttaCTGATTAATTAAGCATCGAAAAACTTGTCGAAAAAATCATCTTATTGATTAAAgaaaatcatattaattaattaattaatgaatgaaatgaaatgcaacGACATTTTTCTCTATCTCCCTAGACTTATATCTATTCTCTCCCTACTTGTATATTATTGTATGATATCTATGGTTAAATAACATAGTTTTGATATTGATAGTTCAAATAAAAGTGAAATATCAACTTAATAAGAAATGAAAATGAGTCAAATTAATCCTCTGTTATTGTAAAAGA harbors:
- the LOC122605370 gene encoding splicing factor YJU2-like isoform X1, producing the protein MAERKVLNKYYPPDFDPAKIPRQHIPKNRQIKVRMMQPMSIRCSTCGNYIYKGTKFNSRKEDVVGDTYLGIQIFRFYSKCTKCSAEITMKTDPQNSDYTVESGAARNFEPWRAEDEVGEEEQRKRDAEEMGDAMKSLENRTNESKREMDILAALDELKSMKSRHAHVSVDKMLEALQRSAPVQQQEDNLEEEDEALIESFFQGSREFIRRIDDDELDDDDEMILAGPDNGKSSKNGSKKQKVFHGVSDSPTDYLAKSSTIEKLINKKDVPSGTFALKSSTIKFSVVKKQSEAKTQANEKEEKAETTSGNGLQSLCQQYEDSNEERVIKFRVCYQNDL
- the LOC122605370 gene encoding splicing factor YJU2-like isoform X2 produces the protein MKTDPQNSDYTVESGAARNFEPWRAEDEVGEEEQRKRDAEEMGDAMKSLENRTNESKREMDILAALDELKSMKSRHAHVSVDKMLEALQRSAPVQQQEDNLEEEDEALIESFFQGSREFIRRIDDDELDDDDEMILAGPDNGKSSKNGSKKQKVFHGVSDSPTDYLAKSSTIEKLINKKDVPSGTFALKSSTIKFSVVKKQSEAKTQANEKEEKAETTSGNGLQSLCQQYEDSNEERVIKFRVCYQNDL
- the LOC122603141 gene encoding dehydrodolichyl diphosphate synthase CPT3-like; the protein is MAEERQSGVIGKCLGALNVTMRRVLFNFMSSGPIPQHMAFIMDGNRRFARKWKLEKGAGHKAGFLALMSVLKYCYEIGVKYVTVYAFSLDNFNRRPDEVQYVMDLMHEKIEGFMKELDMVNRYGIRVLFIGDLNRLDEPVRIAADKAMEATAMNTKTYLLVCVAYTSSHEIPRGVYEACQEKSGLTRTLNGHGNDIVSDEEEIKVVDLEKHMYMGVVPDPDILVRSSGETRLSNFLLWQSTNSLLYAPKALWPEVGFWHVVWGIFKYQKHYYYLEKKKKQA